GAGCGATGCTGGTCGTCGCGGCAAGGTTCCAGGCCAGAACCCGGGCTTCGGTCATCGTCGCGAACATGCGAACCCTTCAGGAGGCGGCCATGCTTTACTTCGCCGACAACGGCCGCTGGTTCCCCGAAGAAGCCTCCAACGGCAACGCGAACAAGAAGGACGCCGGAACGTTCCTGCTTCCCTACCTGGACCGGAAGCTGGCCGCCAAGTTTTCGGCCACGGACAATCAGTATTTCGTCTGGCTTTTCGAAGAGGGAAACGGCGACGGAAAGTTCTACGTCGTATGCAAAGTCGACGACCGTTTCGAAAACTACGAGACGCGCCAGGCTTTGGAGAAGATCGCCGCCTCTCCTCCCTTCTTCAACGCCGACGGAGAGGACCATCCCTTCAAAGCCGTCAAGAACCCCGGTACGGGCTACTCGGGAAACACCCAGATCACCCTGTTGATCTTGAGGCAATCGTTCGGCGACTAGATTAAGATGGCCATGAGGAGAGGGGGCCCTCAGGGGCTCCCTCTCCTTATGGCGGCGACGACGTCGACGGCCTTCCTGCTGGCCCCCACGTCGTGAACGCGAAGGATTTCGACGTCCCGCCAGGCGCAGAGGGCCGAGACGGCCAAGGTCCCCTCGAGACGCCCTTCGGGCCGGGGCTCGTCGAGGACGGCACCGAGAAAGCTCTTGCGGGAGTGCCCGACAAGCAGAGGAAGGCCGAAACCCCGCAGAGCTTCGAGGTGACGAAGAATCTCCAGGTTGTGCTCCGACGTCTTGCCGAAACCGATGCCGGGGTCGAGAATGATACGGCTTTCGTCGATACCCGACCTGGCGGCCAGGGCGAGGCGGTCCTCGAAATAGGCGACCATGTCGGGGAGAAGATCACCGTAGCGGGGAGCCTCCTGCATCGTCCTCGGCCTCCCCTGAATGTGCATGACGACGACGGGAACGGCCAGGGCGGCCACCGTCTCGGCCAAGGCTCCGTCGAAGCCGAAACCGGAGATGTCGTTGACGATGTCGGCCCCGGCCGCCACGGCGGCTTCGGCCACGGAAGCCTTGTTCGTGTCGGCCGAAAGAGGCAGATCGGGGAAACGTTCCCTGAGCGCCCTCAGCGCGGGAACGAGCCGGACAAGCTCGGTGGCCGCATCGAGACCGTCGGAACCGGGACGCGTCGACTCGGCGCCCACATCGAGAATATCGGCCCCTTCGGCGACCATCGTTTCCGCCCGCTCCAGCAGTTCGGCCAAATCGGCGATGCGGCTGCCCGCATAGAAGGAATCGGCAGTGACGTTGAGAATGCCCATGATGAGACTCCGCCCCTCGAAGGAGAGACGACGCCCTCCAGGAAGGTCAAGGCCCCGAGGATGCTCCCCCCTGCGGCGAGACGCCAGAAATGCCGTCAGTCCCAGGCGGACCTCCTCCAACCCCCAGTAGGGCATGGCCTTCAGTTTTTCGACGAGAAGACGGACGGCCTTCTCCGTGCCGAAGAGAAGGCCGTCCGTCCGCTCCACCTGCCTGTCGATGGCGTTGCGGTGAACGGCCACGTCGCCTCCGCGGGCCAGCATCTCCTGCTTGAGGGCGTTGGCGGCCCGCGTATCGACATCTTTGAGCAGCAGGGTCAGCGTTTCTCTCTTGGCCAGGAAATAGGGGACTCCCCGGTCGTCGCAACCCAACGCCTTCAGACGTCGGCCGATTTCTCCATCGTCGATGAAATCGATCTGCAGCGGTCTCATGACACTCGGCCCGGTTCCATATCCTCGCGACGGAGGATCACGGAACTGGACGCCGTCTCCCAGACCTCGATCTCGTGGAGGCGGCAGTTGGGACGGGCCAGGGGCGTTTCGAGCTCCCCCCAGATCCAGCGGGCGATGTACTCGGCCGTGGGCTGTTCGAGAAGATCGTTGAGGTAGGCATGATCCAGACGGGAGAGGACCTTCTCGTTGACGATGGCCTTCAGCTCGACGAAATCGAGGATCATCCCCTCCCGGTCCGTCTCTCCACGAAGCGTTACGGCCAACCGGTAGGTGTGGCCGTGAAGGGCCTCGCACTTGCCGTGATAGTGAATCAGGCGATGAGCCGCGTCGAAGGAGAAGGTCCGTTTTAAAAACATCGAGAATCGCCTCCTCTTTGGGCGGATGGGGCGAAGACGTCACCCCACCTGCAAGGTCTCTCCATCATGAAGGCTTTTTCCTGCAGCGGCAAGGGGTCTTTTGCCCCTGGGGGGAAGGGAGGGATCTCCTCCGAAACACCTCCCTCTCTCCGTCTTCGTCGGACAGCAGGGCGAAAGGCCGCACGGAACAGACGCGACGAGTCCCTTCCCGGGGGCGCCGTTTGTCGAAAGGGAGGGACACCGGAACAAAGGAGAGCCCTCTCCCGCGTTTTTGGGGTTAAAATGTCATCCAAGGCGAAACGACAGGGAGGTGACGCCATGATCGCAGCACAATTCGACGCCTTTTTCCTCGACCTCGACGGCGTCGTCTACATCGGCGACGAACCCACGCCGGGGACGCCTCTGGTCCTGAAGGAGCTGCGCCGGAAAGGCAAGGAGATCCGGTTCCTCACCAACAACCCCACCTCGGCGGAAGAGATCGTCCGACGTCTCCGATCCTTGGGCATCGAGTCCCAGGAAAGGGAAGTGGTCACGTCGGGGACGGCCACCGCCGCCCTGCTGGCCGCCAAGGATCTTCGCAAAGCCTGGGTCCTCGGTCACAAGGGGCTGAAAGAGGCCCTCCTGGCCCGAGGCGTGACGTCGACGGAAGGCGACGGCTGCGACGCCGTCGTCGTCGGTTGGAACGACGACATCACCATGGCAGACATCAGGGAGGCCTCTCTGGCCATCCGTCGGGGAGCTTTTTTCGTGGCCACCAACGAGGACAGGACCTATCCGGGGCCCCAGGGTCCCCTGGCCGCCGTGGGAACCCTCGTCGAGGCCCTTGTGGCCGGATCGGGACAGAGACCGATCTCCGTCGGCAAACCCCAGCCCTTCATGTTCGACGTCGCCCTGAAAGGCCTCGGAAGAGGAAAAAGAGCCGTCATGATCGGCGATACGCCCGACGTGGACATCCTCGGCGCCCACCGGTCGGGATTGCCGGCCCTTCTCATGGGTGAGGCCGTGACCTTCCCCTACGACCGGGACTTCCGCAATCCCGACGGGAGAATCGCCTCCCTGGAAGACCTTTTCGACGAGTCCCTTTCCGTAGGGGAATGGGACGGCCCCTCGTACGCCTGGCCTGAAAGGGTGGAGCCCGGCGTTGCCGCCATCGTCCTCGAAGGAGAAAGAGTCCTCCTCATGCGCCGCCGCGACAACGGCCTCTGGGGCATCCCCTCGGGGCACGTCGAGCCGACGGAAACCGTGGCGGGAGCCGTCCTTCGGGAAATCCGGGAGGAGACGGGAATCGAAGCCGAAGTGACGGGACTGATCGGCGTCTATTCCGATCCCCGCTCGCAGGTCATGACCTACCCCGACGGACGGATCCGCCACTTCGTCACGACCTGCTTCCTCTGCCGTCCCACAGGAGGAACCCTTGGAAGGACGGGGCCGGAGACGCTCGACGCGGGCTTCTTCCCTCTCGATTCCCTTCCAGAGCCGATGATGGCCATGCACCCCCTCTGGCTCGCCGACGCCCTCGCCGGGTCGAAGGAACCCTTTATCCGTTGAGATACCGCTTCGGAAGAGCTTCAAAAAAAGCAGGGATGCCGCCGAGAGAAAGAGCCTCCCGGTGGGCATCCCTGAATCCCTGAAGAAGACACCTGAATGGACGCGCCGACCCCAGACCCGTCGAAAGAGAGACAAGAAGACAGGATCCCTATCGTCACTCGCTGTCCTGATGGTCGATGTCGACGTGACAGAACTGCCTCTGAGGGTGCGAAGCCGGAGCCGACTTTTCGTAAAGTCAACGATCGCAGGACGTCACGATTCGGCTTGGCGGAGGCGTGTGGGAATCGAACCCACCGGAGCCGGCGCGTACCGACCCCCGACAGATTTGAAGTCTGCACCCGGCACCAGCCGAGAATCGCCTCCGCGACGAAGCCTATGGTAGCCTTTTGCCCTCGAAATGTCCAGAAGACAGAGACTACCTGAAAGGAAGAGAAAGCCCCCTCTTTTCATTTTGCCCGTCTTGCCAAGGGCGAAAAGATTGCCTCTTCACGATGAGTCAGACCAGGGGAGCGATTCCCAGGCGACGGTAGATCTCCCTGATCGTGGACTTCGTCGTTTCCGAGGCGGGAAGGATGGGCGGGCGCGGCAGGCCGCCCCTGTAGCCGACCATGTCCATGGCCGCCTTCATGCCGCCCAGGCCGAAGCGGGAGGTGACGGCACCGTTGATCTCCATGAGGGCGAACTGGATCTCCCGGGCCCGAGATAGGTTCCCGGCGAGAAAGGCCTCATAGAGCTCGACGCAGAGGTCGGGGACGACGTTGGCCACGGCCATGGTTCCGCCGTCGCCGCCGAGGACGAGCGTCGCAAGAAGGAAACTGGCCGATCCGGCGATGACGGAGAAATCCCGATCGGCGTCGGCGATCGTCTCGGTGATCTGGACGATGTTGGCCGAGCTGTCCTTGATGCCCACGATGTTGGGATGCGCCGAGAGGCGGACGGCAAGGGCCGAAGAGATGTTGACGCCCGTGTTGCGAGGCATGTTGTAGAGGATGACGGGCAGGGACGAGGCATCGGCCGTCTCGGTGTAGTACCGTTCCAGGGCGGCCTCGCCCATGTCGGTCTTGTAGTAGTTGGGCGTGATGACGAGGGCCGCGTCGGCGCCGGCGTCAGCGCATCGCCTCGTGAGGGTCAGCGTATCCCTGAGGGACTCGCGCCCCGTTCCTGCGATGATCTTCTTGTCCCGGGGAAGACGGCGGCGTGCCCTTTCCACGAGAGAGACCTTCTCCTCCTCGTCGAGGAGGACGAACTCGCCGTTGCTGCCGAGAACGACAAGTCCGGCGAGACCGGTCCGACCGTATTTCTCGACGTTTTCCTCGAAGGCCAGGCCGTCGACGGCACCGGTTGCGTCGAAAGGGGTGGAGAGGGGAGCGAAAATGCCGGAGATCGCTTTCATCGTCGATCGGGGAGAGGCCCACAGGTGAAGAGACGTCTCCCTGCACCTCCTTCTGGAATGAGATCGACCTCCAAGAAGCCGAGGTCGATCCAGTTTACCCCATCTGAAGCCATTCCGCCTCGCTCTTGAGGTACAATCGAGACATTCGGATCGGGACCGGGCAAGACCGCTTCGGCTCCGTGGCCGGACAGGATCAGACAGAGGAGGGATCCCGATGGAATCACGCCGCCCTCGCCGAACGAGGGAAAAACTTCTTCTCGGGCCGGGCCCGAGCCCCGTCGAAGGCCGTGTCCTGCGCGCCCTCGCCGAGCCGACGCTGGGCCATCTCGACGGCGATTTCGTCGCCCTCATGGATGAGACGCAGGAACTTCTCCGCAAGACGTTCCAGACGTCGAACGCCCTCACCGTCACCATGCCGGGGACGGGAAGCGCCGGGATGGAGGCAGCCTGCGTCAACGTCATCGAAAGAGGCGACACGGTCATCATCGGAGACCAGGGCGTCTTCGGTCAGCGCATGCAGGATGTGGCCGAGCGTTGCGGCGCCACGGTCATCAAGGTCTCGGCCCCCTTCGGCAAGACGCTGCCCGAGGAGACTCTTTTCGAGGCCATCGACAGCCATCCCGAGGCGAAGCTGGTCGGCCTCGTCCAGGCCGAGACGTCGACGGGCGTCCTCCAGAATCTCGACGCCATTGCCGCCAAGGTCCACGAGGCGGGCATGCTCCTGCTCGTCGACGCCGTCACCTCCCTGGGCGGCATGGAGGTGCCCGTCGACCGGCTGGGGCTCGATATCGTCTACAGCGGCAGCCAGAAGTGCCTGGGCTGCCCGCCGGGCCTGGCCCCCCTGACTCTGAGCAGCCGGGCCGTCGAGGTCGTACGGTCGAGGAAGACGAAGGTCCAGAGCTGGTATCTCGACCTGACGATGATCATGCGCTACTGGGA
The DNA window shown above is from Aminithiophilus ramosus and carries:
- the queD gene encoding 6-carboxytetrahydropterin synthase QueD, with translation MFLKRTFSFDAAHRLIHYHGKCEALHGHTYRLAVTLRGETDREGMILDFVELKAIVNEKVLSRLDHAYLNDLLEQPTAEYIARWIWGELETPLARPNCRLHEIEVWETASSSVILRREDMEPGRVS
- the folP gene encoding dihydropteroate synthase, yielding MRPLQIDFIDDGEIGRRLKALGCDDRGVPYFLAKRETLTLLLKDVDTRAANALKQEMLARGGDVAVHRNAIDRQVERTDGLLFGTEKAVRLLVEKLKAMPYWGLEEVRLGLTAFLASRRRGEHPRGLDLPGGRRLSFEGRSLIMGILNVTADSFYAGSRIADLAELLERAETMVAEGADILDVGAESTRPGSDGLDAATELVRLVPALRALRERFPDLPLSADTNKASVAEAAVAAGADIVNDISGFGFDGALAETVAALAVPVVVMHIQGRPRTMQEAPRYGDLLPDMVAYFEDRLALAARSGIDESRIILDPGIGFGKTSEHNLEILRHLEALRGFGLPLLVGHSRKSFLGAVLDEPRPEGRLEGTLAVSALCAWRDVEILRVHDVGASRKAVDVVAAIRRGSP
- a CDS encoding HAD-IIA family hydrolase, coding for MIAAQFDAFFLDLDGVVYIGDEPTPGTPLVLKELRRKGKEIRFLTNNPTSAEEIVRRLRSLGIESQEREVVTSGTATAALLAAKDLRKAWVLGHKGLKEALLARGVTSTEGDGCDAVVVGWNDDITMADIREASLAIRRGAFFVATNEDRTYPGPQGPLAAVGTLVEALVAGSGQRPISVGKPQPFMFDVALKGLGRGKRAVMIGDTPDVDILGAHRSGLPALLMGEAVTFPYDRDFRNPDGRIASLEDLFDESLSVGEWDGPSYAWPERVEPGVAAIVLEGERVLLMRRRDNGLWGIPSGHVEPTETVAGAVLREIREETGIEAEVTGLIGVYSDPRSQVMTYPDGRIRHFVTTCFLCRPTGGTLGRTGPETLDAGFFPLDSLPEPMMAMHPLWLADALAGSKEPFIR
- a CDS encoding dihydrodipicolinate synthase family protein encodes the protein MKAISGIFAPLSTPFDATGAVDGLAFEENVEKYGRTGLAGLVVLGSNGEFVLLDEEEKVSLVERARRRLPRDKKIIAGTGRESLRDTLTLTRRCADAGADAALVITPNYYKTDMGEAALERYYTETADASSLPVILYNMPRNTGVNISSALAVRLSAHPNIVGIKDSSANIVQITETIADADRDFSVIAGSASFLLATLVLGGDGGTMAVANVVPDLCVELYEAFLAGNLSRAREIQFALMEINGAVTSRFGLGGMKAAMDMVGYRGGLPRPPILPASETTKSTIREIYRRLGIAPLV
- a CDS encoding prepilin-type N-terminal cleavage/methylation domain-containing protein, whose translation is MSRKRKGFTLVEILIVVIVIGLLAGAMLVVAARFQARTRASVIVANMRTLQEAAMLYFADNGRWFPEEASNGNANKKDAGTFLLPYLDRKLAAKFSATDNQYFVWLFEEGNGDGKFYVVCKVDDRFENYETRQALEKIAASPPFFNADGEDHPFKAVKNPGTGYSGNTQITLLILRQSFGD
- a CDS encoding pyridoxal-phosphate-dependent aminotransferase family protein, which encodes MESRRPRRTREKLLLGPGPSPVEGRVLRALAEPTLGHLDGDFVALMDETQELLRKTFQTSNALTVTMPGTGSAGMEAACVNVIERGDTVIIGDQGVFGQRMQDVAERCGATVIKVSAPFGKTLPEETLFEAIDSHPEAKLVGLVQAETSTGVLQNLDAIAAKVHEAGMLLLVDAVTSLGGMEVPVDRLGLDIVYSGSQKCLGCPPGLAPLTLSSRAVEVVRSRKTKVQSWYLDLTMIMRYWEQERFYHHTAPVNMLYAFNEALRIVDEEGLESRWARHRRNAEALWAGLEAMGLTLPVAKEDRLPSLTCLALPEGIDDGRLRRELMERHAIEVGSGLGEFRGRVIRVGLMGSGSTANNVLLFLSALAATLRRMGHPVDVASALERAEERLDGD